A single Musa acuminata AAA Group cultivar baxijiao chromosome BXJ2-1, Cavendish_Baxijiao_AAA, whole genome shotgun sequence DNA region contains:
- the LOC103988276 gene encoding transcriptional corepressor LEUNIG isoform X3, with protein MSQTNWEADKMLDVYIYDYLMKRKLQATAKAFQAEAKVSSDPVAIDAPGGFLFEWWSVFWDIFIARTNEKHSDAAASYIETQHLKAREQQQQQPSQQQQIQIQQLLLQRQAQQQHQQQQQQQQPQRREVAQLLNGNASGLVGTDPLMRQNPGTANALATKMYEERLKLPLQRDSLDDASIKRFGENVGQVMDPNHASMLKSAATPGQPSGHILHGSAGGLSGPLQQDIKNEINPVLNPRAAGPDGSLIGVPAGPTQAGNNLTLKGWPLTGLEQLRSGLLQKSFMQSPQSFQQLQFLSPQQQQLLLQAQQNLTAPSAADMDNRRLRMLLNNRNMVLGKDGQTNSLNDAIPNVGSPMQTPSPLMSRADSDLLMKKIAQLQPQQQVSNQQQQLQQHVLSSQQSQNSGHLLHQEKLGTASMAVDGSMPHSFRGTDQASNNQSGRKRKQPVSSSGPANSSGTANTAGPSPSSAPSTPSTHTPGDVMSMTQLQHNGSSSKPLIMFGDGPGALASPTNQLADMDRFVEDASLDDNVESFLSHDDADPRDVVGRSMDAAKGFRFAEFNAARASTNKVVCCHFSSDGKLLATGGHDKKAVLWHADTLKPKSTLEEHTLLITDVRFSPSMPRLATSSFDKTVRVWDADNPGYSLRTFTGHSASVMSLDFHPSKEDLICSCDGDGEMRYWSINNGNCARVFTGGTTQMRFQPRHGRYIAAAAENAICVLDVETQVRRHLLQGHTKHVDSICWNPSGDILASVSEDSVRVWSLGSGNDSECVHELSCIGNKFHSCVFLPNYPSLLVIGCYQSLEIWDMKENKTMMLPAHDGLIAALAVSNATGVVASASHDKCVKLWK; from the exons ATGTCGCAGACCAATTGGGAAGCCGACAAGAT GTTGGATGTGTACATTTATGATTATTTGATGAAAAGGAAGTTGCAGGCAACTGCAAAAGCCTTTCAAGCTGAAGCCAAAGTGTCGTCTGATCCAGTGG CTATTGATGCTCCTGGTGGTTTTCTATTTGAATGGTGGTCTGTGTTCTGGGATATATTTATTGCAAGGACAAATGAAAAACACTCTGATGCTGCTGCCTCCTATATAGAG ACTCAACATCTAAAAGCAAGagaacagcaacagcagcagccatCTCAACAGCagcaaattcaaattcaacaacttttgttgcaaaggcAGGCACAACAACAAcatcagcagcagcaacaacagcaacagcCACAGCGAAGGGAAGTGGCTCAGCTCTTAAATGGCAATGCCAGTGGGCTTGTTGGTACAGATCCTCTGATGCGCCAGAATCCTGGAACTGCTAATGCCTTGGCTACCAAAATGTATGAGGAACGGCTGAAGTTGCCACTTCAACGGGATTCTTTGGATGATGCATCAATTAAG AGGTTTGGTGAAAATGTGGGTCAGGTCATGGACCCAAACCACGCTTCCATGCTGAAGTCAGCTGCAACACCTGGACAACCTTCAGG GCATATTTTGCATGGTTCAGCTGGTGGTCTATCAGGGCCTCTGCAGCAG GACATAAAGAATGAGATAAATCCAGTTCTAAACCCTAGAGCTGCAGGTCCTGATGGTTCATTAATTGGAGTTCCAG CAGGACCCACTCAGGCTGGTAACAATCTGACTCTAAAGGGATGGCCCTTGACG GGTCTAGAACAACTTCGTTCAGGACTGTTGCAAAAGTCTTTTATGCAGTCACCTCAATCATTTCAGCAACTTCAGTTTCTAAGTCCGCAACAACAGCAGCTACTGCTTCAGGCACAACAAAATCTGACTGCCCCATCAGCTGCAGATATGGATAACAGAAGGCTAAGAATGCTTCTGAACAACAGGAACATGGTCTTGGGGAAGGATGGCCAGACAAACTCTCTTAATGATGCCATTCCAAATGTGGGATCTCCCATGCAAACTCCAAGTCCTTTAATGTCACGTGCTGATTCAGATTTGCTAATGAAG AAAATAGCTCAGTTACAACCACAACAACAGGTTAGCAATCAACAGCAGCAACTTCAACAGCATGTTCTTTCAAGTCAACAATCACAAAATTCAGGTCACCTTCTTCATCAGGAAAAACTTGGAACAGCCAGTATGGCTGTTGATGGAAGCATGCCACATTCCTTTAGGGGAACCGATCAG GCTTCAAACAATCAAAGTGGCCGGAAGCGGAAGCAACCTGTGTCATCCTCAGGTCCTGCCAATAGCTCGGGAACTGCAAATACCGCTGGGCCTTCTCCAAGTTCTGCACCCTCAACACCATCCACTCATACACCAGGAGATGTGATGTCAATGACACAATTACAGCATAATGGCAGCTCATCTAAGCCTTTGATAATGTTTGGTGACGGGCCTGGCGCACTGGCATCTCCAACCAACCAGTTG GCTGACATGGATCGCTTTGTGGAAGATGCATCTTTGGATGATAATGTCGAGTCATTTCTATCTCATGATGATGCTGATCCAAGAGATGTGGTTGGCCgctctatggatgctgcaaaag GTTTCAGGTTTGCTGAGTTTAATGCAGCCAGAGCAAGTACAAATAAAGTTGTTTGCTGCCACTTCTCTTCAGATGGAAAACTCCTTGCTACTGGTGGTCACGATAAAAAG GCTGTCTTGTGGCATGCTGATACTTTAAAACCGAAATCTACACTGGAGGAACACACACTGCTGATAACCGATGTTCGGTTTAGTCCTAGCATGCCACGTCTAGCTACCTCGTCATTTGACAAGACTGTTAGAGTCTGGGATGCTGATAAT CCAGGCTACTCACTTCGTACTTTTACGGGCCATTCTGCATCTGTTATGTCTTTGGACTTTCACCCGAGTAAAGAGGATCTCATTTGTTCCTGTGATGGCGATGGAGAAATGCGTTACTGGAGTATAAATAATGGTAACTGTGCCAGAGTTTTTACG GGCGGAACAACTCAAATGAGGTTTCAACCTCGTCATGGTAGGTATATTGCTGCAGCTGCTGAGAATGCCATATGTGTGCTAGATGTTGAGACACAAGTTCGCCGGCATTTACTACAG GGACATACAAAACATGTTGATTCCATTTGCTGGAATCCTTCAGGCGATATTCTGGCTTCTGTGAGTGAAGACTCTGTCCGAGTTTGGTCACTTGGTTCAGGAAATGACAGTGAATGCGTGCACGAGTTGAGTTGCATTGGAAATAAGTTCCACTCATGCGTTTTCCTCCCCAATTATCCATCCTTGCTCGTGATCGGTTGCTACCAG